The following proteins are encoded in a genomic region of Oceanisphaera profunda:
- the mltB gene encoding lytic murein transglycosylase B — MRFALLSAALLLTPAAMAQDTNPEQAAWIDQLASKFEIPASELNAALGQATYQQSIIDAMTRPAEAKPWSQYRPIFLTEKRINDGVKFWHDHKELLDQAVATSKVPAEIITAIIGVETSYGANMGSYKVLDALYTLGFHYPPRGEFFRSEFGHYLALAKEQGWDLDSQKGSYAGAMGMGQFISSSYRHYAIDADSDGVRNLFVADDAVGSVGNYFYEHDWHLGEDVAYPATVNAANVAAADALIESTLEINHNWAEFVAAGIVIDSELDAQTPVKLIKLDGVDGPEYWVVRHNFYVITRYNRSPLYAMAVYQLSEQLKNAYEKSL; from the coding sequence ATGCGTTTTGCTCTTCTTTCCGCGGCTCTCTTGCTGACTCCCGCAGCCATGGCACAAGACACCAACCCAGAACAAGCGGCCTGGATTGACCAACTGGCCAGCAAATTTGAAATACCCGCCAGCGAGCTGAACGCCGCCCTTGGCCAAGCCACTTATCAGCAGTCAATTATCGACGCCATGACCCGCCCTGCTGAAGCTAAGCCCTGGAGCCAATATCGCCCGATCTTCTTAACCGAGAAGCGCATTAATGATGGCGTAAAGTTTTGGCACGATCATAAAGAGCTGCTAGACCAAGCCGTTGCAACCTCAAAAGTACCCGCTGAGATCATCACCGCCATTATTGGCGTAGAAACCTCCTATGGCGCCAATATGGGCAGCTATAAAGTGTTAGATGCGCTTTATACCTTGGGCTTTCATTACCCGCCTCGTGGCGAGTTCTTCCGCTCGGAGTTTGGCCATTATTTAGCACTGGCCAAAGAACAAGGCTGGGATTTAGATAGCCAAAAAGGCTCTTATGCCGGTGCCATGGGCATGGGCCAGTTTATTTCTTCAAGCTATCGCCACTATGCGATTGATGCGGACTCTGATGGCGTGCGCAACTTATTTGTGGCTGACGACGCCGTGGGCAGCGTAGGCAATTACTTTTACGAACATGACTGGCACTTAGGCGAAGACGTGGCGTATCCCGCCACAGTGAATGCGGCCAATGTGGCAGCGGCAGATGCGTTAATCGAGTCCACCCTTGAGATTAATCACAACTGGGCTGAGTTTGTGGCCGCCGGTATCGTTATTGATTCAGAGCTGGATGCCCAGACACCTGTTAAGCTAATTAAGCTAGATGGCGTCGACGGCCCCGAATACTGGGTAGTGAGACATAACTTTTATGTGATAACCCGTTATAATCGCAGTCCTTTGTACGCCATGGCGGTTTATCAACTGAGTGAGCAGCTCAAAAATGCCTATGAAAAATCTTTATAA
- the mrdA gene encoding penicillin-binding protein 2 has protein sequence MAKSQVKMRDHGAESSLYWRRAVIAFVGIMVLMGVLLANLYHLQITQHQSYQTRSNDNRIKVVPVPPTRGLIYDRNGVLLAENRPIYSLEITPEQAPDLEQNVDQLIALLELDPAVKDRFLTEVRRQRRFTPVVLVNRLDEAQVARFSINQHKFPGAAIEAYLKRFYPYRDTFTHVIGYVARINDKDVARLKADNKFANYASTHDIGKLGVERYYEDMLHGQTGYQEVEVNNRGRVIRTLKYQPPIPGNDIYLNVDVALQQKAQKLMGNRRGAAVIMTPQDGKILALISSPSYDPNLFVHGISGPEYRELLNNPDRPLINRASQGIYAPASTVKPMLAVMGLNEGVFTPNTRFFGGPFFQIPNTKHKFRDWRRWGHGWMDVYRAIEISADTFFYDLAYKAGIDTMHDYMTQFGFGQFSGIDLHEEANGTMPSRDWKRSRHKQAWYQGDTISVGIGQGYWSATPLQLARATTILVDHGETIHPRLLHGIGTPEGMIAMPISKGEPIVVKHDSYWNVALSGMHRVINGREGTARRAFADTPYTAAGKSGTAQVFSLAENQQYDHASTKEHLRDNALFVAYAPYEKPEVVVSVVLENIGGGSTHAAPVARSLLDLYMLPDKEPVIGDESSEEQD, from the coding sequence ATGGCAAAGTCGCAGGTAAAGATGCGCGATCATGGCGCCGAGTCCTCTTTGTACTGGCGCCGTGCCGTCATTGCCTTTGTCGGCATTATGGTATTGATGGGCGTGTTACTCGCCAATCTCTATCATCTGCAAATTACGCAACATCAAAGCTACCAAACCCGCTCTAACGATAACCGCATTAAAGTGGTGCCAGTGCCCCCCACCCGTGGTCTTATCTACGATCGCAACGGTGTGTTATTGGCAGAAAACCGGCCCATTTACAGCCTAGAAATTACGCCCGAACAAGCCCCCGATCTAGAGCAAAACGTCGATCAATTGATTGCGTTACTTGAGCTGGATCCAGCAGTCAAAGATCGCTTCCTCACCGAAGTGCGTCGCCAACGACGCTTTACCCCCGTAGTACTGGTTAACCGCCTCGATGAAGCTCAAGTGGCGCGCTTTAGCATTAACCAGCATAAATTCCCCGGTGCTGCTATTGAAGCCTATCTAAAGCGTTTTTACCCCTATCGCGATACCTTTACCCATGTGATTGGCTATGTGGCACGCATTAACGATAAAGACGTGGCGCGCCTAAAAGCCGATAACAAATTCGCCAACTACGCCTCCACTCATGACATTGGCAAGCTTGGCGTAGAGCGTTATTACGAAGACATGTTGCATGGCCAAACCGGCTATCAAGAAGTGGAAGTGAACAACCGAGGTCGCGTGATCCGCACCCTTAAGTATCAGCCACCGATCCCGGGGAATGATATTTATTTGAACGTAGACGTGGCGCTGCAGCAAAAAGCACAAAAGCTGATGGGTAATAGGCGCGGTGCCGCCGTGATCATGACGCCGCAAGACGGCAAGATTTTAGCGTTAATCTCCAGCCCCAGTTACGATCCTAATCTTTTCGTGCATGGCATCAGTGGCCCTGAATATCGCGAGCTGCTGAATAACCCAGACCGACCGCTGATCAATCGCGCCAGCCAAGGTATTTATGCGCCGGCATCTACCGTGAAACCTATGTTGGCGGTGATGGGCTTAAACGAAGGCGTGTTTACACCGAATACCCGTTTCTTTGGTGGACCTTTCTTTCAAATCCCTAATACCAAACATAAATTTCGCGACTGGCGCCGCTGGGGCCATGGCTGGATGGATGTGTACCGCGCCATCGAAATTTCTGCCGATACATTTTTCTATGACTTGGCCTACAAAGCCGGTATCGACACCATGCACGATTACATGACCCAATTTGGCTTTGGCCAGTTTTCAGGCATAGATCTGCACGAAGAAGCTAACGGCACCATGCCTTCGCGGGATTGGAAACGCAGCCGTCATAAGCAAGCTTGGTATCAAGGCGACACCATTTCGGTGGGCATTGGCCAAGGCTACTGGTCGGCTACCCCGCTGCAATTGGCCCGCGCCACCACTATTTTGGTGGATCACGGTGAAACCATACATCCCAGATTGTTACACGGCATTGGCACCCCAGAGGGCATGATTGCCATGCCCATTAGTAAAGGCGAGCCGATCGTGGTTAAACACGACAGCTACTGGAATGTGGCCTTGTCCGGCATGCACAGGGTAATCAATGGCCGAGAAGGCACGGCGCGGCGCGCCTTTGCCGACACCCCTTATACGGCGGCGGGCAAGTCCGGCACCGCGCAAGTATTTAGCTTGGCCGAAAACCAACAATATGATCATGCCTCCACCAAAGAACATTTACGTGATAACGCACTGTTTGTGGCCTACGCCCCTTATGAAAAGCCTGAGGTAGTGGTGTCTGTGGTATTAGAAAACATCGGCGGCGGCAGTACTCACGCCGCTCCCGTGGCCCGCTCATTACTCGACTTATATATGCTCCCCGATAAAGAGCCGGTGATCGGTGATGAGAGCAGTGAGGAGCAAGATTAA
- the rlmH gene encoding 23S rRNA (pseudouridine(1915)-N(3))-methyltransferase RlmH, protein MKIQLVAVGTKMPAWVTTGFQEYQRRFPRDLPLELIEISAGKRGKNADIERILQREGEQMLAAVSKSARIVTLDIPGRPWTTPQLAGELERWQMDGRDVAILIGGPEGLSPACKAAAEQSWSLSTLTLPHPLVRVIAAESLYRAWSVNNNHPYHRE, encoded by the coding sequence ATGAAAATACAACTGGTGGCGGTGGGTACAAAAATGCCTGCTTGGGTCACCACCGGTTTTCAGGAATACCAACGCCGTTTTCCTCGAGACTTACCTTTGGAGCTCATCGAAATTAGCGCCGGTAAACGGGGTAAAAACGCCGATATTGAGCGTATTTTACAGCGTGAAGGGGAGCAAATGCTGGCGGCTGTGTCTAAGTCTGCTCGCATCGTGACCTTGGATATTCCTGGCCGACCCTGGACAACGCCCCAATTAGCCGGTGAGCTTGAACGCTGGCAAATGGACGGGCGTGATGTGGCGATTTTAATTGGTGGGCCCGAAGGCTTGTCGCCGGCGTGTAAAGCCGCCGCCGAACAATCTTGGTCTTTATCCACCTTGACCCTGCCCCATCCCTTGGTACGAGTAATTGCAGCCGAAAGTCTGTATCGCGCGTGGAGCGTTAATAACAACCACCCCTACCACCGAGAATAA
- the rsfS gene encoding ribosome silencing factor, with protein MQGKELYDFIVDKLDDSKAQDIQVLDVVGKSTITDCMIVCTGTSSRHVNAIAERVVMDAKQANLTVLSMQGKDTGEWVLVDLGDIIIHVMQDETRNLYELEKLWGGPTVGASA; from the coding sequence TTGCAAGGTAAAGAACTGTACGATTTTATTGTTGATAAGCTCGACGATAGCAAAGCCCAAGACATCCAAGTATTAGACGTTGTTGGCAAGTCCACCATTACCGACTGCATGATCGTATGCACAGGTACTTCTAGCCGCCATGTGAACGCCATTGCTGAGCGTGTTGTTATGGATGCCAAGCAAGCCAATCTCACTGTATTGAGCATGCAAGGCAAAGACACCGGCGAGTGGGTATTGGTCGACTTAGGTGACATCATCATTCACGTGATGCAAGACGAAACCCGTAATTTATATGAGCTCGAAAAACTGTGGGGCGGCCCAACAGTAGGAGCGAGCGCCTAA
- the nadD gene encoding nicotinate-nucleotide adenylyltransferase, which produces MIQKAIGLLGGTFDPIHVGHLRPAIALLERLNLSEVRLIPNYIPPHKATPDSSPEHRLAMVQLAASQTTGLVVDERELKRDRPSYTLDTLKELRAELPDTPLCFLMGMDSLCQLDQWHGWQQLLDYAHLVVSHRPGWQPDFNANISALVKAHATSDAKQLSRQVSGCIYLFDNPQLDISSTHIRNCVKEGNNPQYLLPEPVLNYIRDKGLYQLPVL; this is translated from the coding sequence ATGATACAAAAGGCTATCGGTTTATTGGGTGGCACCTTTGATCCGATTCATGTGGGTCATTTGCGCCCGGCTATCGCTCTACTTGAGCGATTAAATTTGAGTGAAGTGCGCTTAATTCCCAATTATATTCCGCCCCATAAAGCCACGCCGGACAGCTCACCTGAGCATCGCTTAGCCATGGTGCAATTGGCCGCCAGCCAAACAACTGGGCTGGTGGTAGATGAGCGCGAGCTTAAGCGCGATCGCCCTTCTTATACGTTGGATACCCTTAAAGAGCTGCGCGCCGAGCTGCCAGATACGCCGCTGTGCTTTTTAATGGGCATGGATTCATTATGCCAGCTAGATCAATGGCATGGCTGGCAACAGTTGCTTGATTATGCGCATTTAGTGGTGAGCCACAGACCCGGCTGGCAACCGGATTTTAATGCCAATATTAGTGCTTTGGTCAAGGCTCACGCCACCTCAGATGCTAAGCAACTGAGCCGCCAAGTAAGCGGCTGTATTTACCTGTTTGATAATCCACAATTGGACATTTCTTCGACACACATTCGCAATTGTGTAAAAGAGGGGAACAATCCGCAATATTTGTTGCCAGAACCCGTGCTCAACTACATTCGAGACAAGGGACTCTATCAATTGCCCGTGTTATAA
- the holA gene encoding DNA polymerase III subunit delta produces MRLYPEKLAQHLKAGLAPCYFIYGDEPLLKQEALDLLRHTARGQGFDERLRFDADQGLDWDEIFAASQSLSLFSQRQIIELQLPEKLDKTASERLRELLKQCHPDLLLLITGPKLNQQQQKGAWFTALSNAGPVIPVATPEGPHFARWLSQRLQQNGLQVEAEGVRWLAFAFEGNLLALSGEIEKLVLQNLPQPLTLALLQEQVQPHHQFNPFQLFDPLLEGKVKRGCRILLQLRSEGIDAGMLCHLLARELNALLQMQLGLSAGQSFSQLASELRIWSSRQNLVQSALNRLPLAKLQQLQSMLAAADVAVASFDDDEAWRWLYSICVGFLDGKKMLVAP; encoded by the coding sequence ATGCGTTTGTATCCAGAAAAACTGGCACAACATCTTAAAGCAGGGCTCGCGCCCTGCTATTTTATTTATGGCGACGAGCCGCTGCTTAAACAAGAAGCACTGGACTTGTTGCGCCATACCGCACGCGGCCAAGGCTTTGACGAGCGACTGCGCTTTGATGCAGACCAAGGGCTGGATTGGGACGAAATATTTGCTGCCAGTCAGTCATTAAGCTTATTTAGTCAACGCCAAATTATTGAACTGCAGCTGCCCGAGAAGCTAGATAAAACCGCTTCCGAGCGGCTGCGCGAATTACTTAAACAATGTCATCCGGATTTATTGCTGCTGATCACCGGCCCTAAGCTCAATCAGCAACAGCAAAAAGGCGCTTGGTTTACCGCGCTCAGTAATGCAGGTCCCGTTATTCCGGTGGCAACCCCCGAAGGCCCGCACTTTGCGCGCTGGTTAAGCCAACGCCTGCAACAAAACGGCTTACAGGTGGAAGCCGAAGGGGTGCGGTGGTTAGCCTTTGCTTTTGAGGGCAACTTGTTAGCGCTCAGTGGTGAGATAGAAAAGCTGGTATTACAAAACCTACCACAGCCGCTCACCTTGGCACTGCTACAAGAACAAGTGCAGCCCCATCATCAATTTAATCCGTTTCAGCTGTTTGACCCGCTGCTTGAGGGCAAGGTAAAACGGGGCTGTCGGATTTTATTGCAGCTGCGCAGCGAGGGCATAGATGCGGGCATGCTGTGTCACTTATTGGCCCGCGAGCTCAACGCGCTGTTGCAGATGCAATTAGGCTTAAGCGCCGGCCAGTCGTTTTCACAACTTGCCTCAGAGCTGCGTATTTGGTCAAGTCGCCAAAACTTGGTGCAAAGCGCGCTTAATCGTTTGCCGTTGGCCAAACTGCAGCAACTGCAAAGCATGCTGGCCGCCGCAGACGTAGCCGTAGCCAGCTTTGATGACGACGAAGCCTGGCGCTGGCTATACAGCATCTGCGTGGGCTTTCTCGATGGAAAGAAGATGCTTGTGGCACCATAG
- a CDS encoding LPS-assembly lipoprotein LptE gives MFTSIKATALVLLTLLLVGCGFQLRGGENLAPELRQLALVGDDKSQFYRLVAARLQRAGAELVSPGSGAPILSITGVGLSNTVASVNSQVAALEYASRFGTRFTLDMPDESRQVFNVTFNRSFLDKSAQALASSREQKQLHEQMEREAAEQIVRQLNRLSF, from the coding sequence ATGTTCACATCGATTAAAGCCACGGCCTTAGTATTGCTGACCTTGCTGCTAGTCGGTTGTGGTTTTCAACTCAGAGGCGGCGAAAACTTAGCACCTGAGTTACGCCAACTTGCCTTAGTGGGCGACGACAAGAGCCAGTTTTATCGGTTAGTGGCAGCACGCTTACAACGCGCCGGTGCCGAGCTGGTGTCACCGGGCTCTGGTGCGCCTATCTTGAGCATTACTGGGGTGGGTTTGAGCAATACCGTGGCCTCGGTTAACAGCCAAGTGGCGGCATTGGAATACGCGAGCCGTTTTGGCACCCGCTTTACGCTGGATATGCCGGACGAGTCGCGCCAAGTGTTTAACGTCACCTTTAACCGCAGCTTTCTTGATAAGTCAGCCCAGGCGCTGGCCTCAAGCCGAGAGCAAAAACAATTGCATGAACAAATGGAGCGGGAAGCGGCCGAGCAAATTGTCCGCCAGCTGAACCGTTTGTCGTTCTAA
- the leuS gene encoding leucine--tRNA ligase, producing MQEQYIPQNIEPKVQGLWADQQTFKATEQADKEKFYCLSMFPYPSGRLHMGHVRNYTIGDVISRYQRLQGKNVMQPIGWDAFGLPAENAAINNKTSPAPWTYENIDYMKNQLKRLGFGYDWNREFATCDPEYYRWEQWFFTKLYDQGLVYKKTSSVNWCPNDETVLANEQVNDGCCWRCDSPVERKEIPQWFIKITDYADELLSELDNLDEWPEQVKAMQRNWIGRSEGVTLTFAVADQTSEQDQSFDVYTTRPDTLFGVTYVGIAAGHPLAAQAAANNPALSAFVDECKHNSKVAEADMATMDKKGMATGLYAEHPLTGKRVPIWVANFVLMDYGSGAVMSVPAHDERDFEFANQYGLDIIPVIKPADGTELDISVEAFTEQGVLFNSEQFDGLEFQAAFDAIADTLIEKKLGQRTVNYRLRDWGVSRQRYWGAPIPMLTLEDGSVVGVPEADLPVILPEDVVMDGIQSPIKADPEWAKTTYNGQPALRETDTFDTFMESSWYYARYCSPDYDKGMLDPEKANYWLPVDQYIGGIEHACMHLLYARFFHKLLRDTGLVTSDEPFKRLLCQGMVLADAFYHTDEKGARTWVSPLDVKLERDEKGRIQKALDSEGHELVHTGMTKMSKSKNNGIDPQTMIDKYGADTVRLFMMFAAPADMTLEWSDSGVEGAQRFIKRLWRLVFEHQALGSVAELDIASLSGEQKALRRDVHKTIAKVSDDIGRRQTFNTAIAAVMELMNKLTKVDTSDAQNRALLQEALVAITVMLHPIIPHTCFELWQALGQQDIDHAPWPVVDAQALVEDEKLVVVQVNGKVRGKITVAADADQDAVSAIAQADENVSRHLTDKTVRKVIYIPGKLLNIVAN from the coding sequence ATGCAAGAGCAATACATTCCCCAAAACATTGAGCCCAAAGTACAAGGCTTGTGGGCAGACCAGCAGACCTTTAAGGCCACCGAACAAGCAGATAAAGAGAAGTTCTACTGCCTCTCCATGTTTCCTTATCCCTCCGGCCGACTGCACATGGGGCATGTACGTAACTACACCATAGGTGACGTTATCTCGCGCTATCAACGCCTGCAAGGTAAAAATGTTATGCAGCCCATAGGTTGGGACGCATTTGGCCTGCCTGCCGAGAACGCGGCCATCAATAACAAGACCTCCCCTGCGCCTTGGACTTACGAAAATATCGACTACATGAAAAACCAGCTCAAGCGTTTGGGCTTTGGTTATGACTGGAATCGCGAGTTTGCCACCTGTGACCCAGAATATTACCGTTGGGAGCAGTGGTTCTTCACTAAATTGTATGACCAAGGCTTGGTGTACAAGAAGACGTCATCGGTTAACTGGTGTCCTAACGATGAAACCGTACTGGCCAACGAGCAGGTAAACGACGGCTGTTGCTGGCGTTGTGACTCACCGGTTGAGCGCAAAGAAATCCCCCAGTGGTTTATTAAGATCACCGATTATGCAGACGAGCTGCTGAGCGAGCTGGATAATCTGGACGAGTGGCCAGAGCAAGTTAAAGCCATGCAGCGCAACTGGATTGGCCGCAGCGAAGGCGTGACCTTAACCTTCGCCGTAGCTGACCAAACAAGCGAGCAAGACCAGTCGTTTGATGTGTACACCACCCGTCCCGATACCTTATTTGGTGTGACTTATGTGGGCATCGCTGCCGGTCACCCGCTGGCCGCTCAAGCTGCGGCTAATAACCCAGCGCTGAGTGCCTTTGTTGACGAGTGTAAGCACAACAGCAAAGTGGCCGAAGCCGACATGGCCACCATGGACAAAAAAGGCATGGCGACTGGCCTGTACGCCGAGCACCCATTAACCGGCAAGCGAGTGCCGATTTGGGTCGCCAACTTCGTACTGATGGATTACGGCTCAGGTGCTGTAATGTCAGTACCTGCTCACGATGAGCGCGACTTTGAATTTGCCAACCAATATGGCTTGGATATTATCCCTGTTATTAAGCCAGCTGATGGCACCGAGCTTGATATCAGCGTGGAGGCCTTTACCGAGCAAGGCGTGTTATTTAACTCCGAGCAGTTTGATGGTTTGGAGTTTCAAGCGGCCTTCGATGCGATTGCCGATACCTTAATCGAGAAAAAACTTGGGCAACGTACGGTGAATTACCGCCTGCGTGACTGGGGCGTGAGCCGCCAGCGCTATTGGGGTGCGCCGATCCCGATGTTGACCCTGGAAGACGGCTCAGTAGTGGGCGTGCCAGAGGCAGACTTGCCAGTGATACTGCCAGAAGACGTAGTAATGGACGGCATTCAAAGCCCCATCAAGGCGGATCCTGAGTGGGCGAAAACCACCTATAACGGTCAGCCTGCACTGCGCGAAACCGATACCTTCGACACCTTTATGGAGTCGTCTTGGTATTACGCGCGCTATTGCAGCCCAGATTACGATAAAGGCATGTTAGATCCAGAAAAGGCCAACTACTGGTTGCCGGTGGATCAATATATCGGCGGTATCGAACACGCCTGTATGCACCTGTTGTACGCCCGCTTCTTCCATAAGTTGCTGCGCGACACCGGTCTTGTGACTTCTGACGAGCCGTTCAAGCGTTTATTGTGCCAAGGCATGGTATTGGCGGATGCTTTCTACCACACCGATGAAAAAGGCGCACGTACTTGGGTTAGCCCATTAGACGTAAAGCTTGAGCGCGATGAAAAAGGCCGTATTCAAAAGGCACTGGACTCAGAGGGTCACGAGCTGGTTCATACCGGCATGACCAAGATGTCTAAGTCGAAGAACAACGGTATCGACCCGCAGACCATGATTGATAAATACGGCGCCGACACCGTGCGTTTGTTTATGATGTTTGCCGCTCCTGCGGATATGACGCTGGAATGGTCAGACTCAGGTGTAGAAGGCGCCCAGCGCTTTATTAAACGCTTATGGCGTTTAGTGTTTGAACATCAAGCACTGGGATCAGTGGCTGAGCTTGATATCGCCAGCTTAAGCGGTGAGCAAAAAGCACTGCGCCGTGACGTGCACAAGACCATTGCCAAAGTGAGCGATGATATCGGCCGTCGTCAGACCTTTAACACCGCCATTGCCGCTGTGATGGAGCTGATGAACAAGCTGACTAAAGTTGATACCTCAGACGCGCAAAACCGTGCTCTTTTACAAGAAGCGCTGGTGGCTATTACCGTGATGCTGCACCCGATTATCCCCCACACTTGCTTTGAGTTGTGGCAAGCATTGGGCCAGCAAGATATCGACCATGCACCTTGGCCTGTAGTTGATGCCCAAGCGTTAGTGGAAGACGAAAAATTGGTCGTAGTGCAAGTGAACGGTAAGGTACGCGGTAAAATTACCGTGGCCGCCGATGCAGACCAAGACGCGGTGAGCGCCATTGCTCAAGCGGATGAAAACGTGTCTCGTCACTTAACGGATAAAACCGTGCGCAAGGTGATTTACATCCCCGGCAAGCTGCTGAATATTGTGGCTAACTGA
- a CDS encoding zinc ribbon-containing protein, with protein MDNQDHKKKKGYDEFVAELQKRWQESDNVSIKELVNTTHAYMEAVSDLTKDELALIAEYVKRDLVELEDSGDEFRDSLYYRRIKETVWGWLSDITDKSQLEWHELATELKQHGEYQAGDVVGPGRFDCTLCAHSHEVTHPEVLTTCLECNHSHFIRRPLAV; from the coding sequence ATGGATAACCAAGATCATAAAAAGAAAAAAGGTTATGACGAGTTTGTGGCTGAGTTACAAAAACGTTGGCAAGAAAGCGACAATGTCAGTATTAAAGAGCTGGTCAATACCACGCACGCCTACATGGAAGCAGTCAGTGATCTGACCAAAGATGAATTAGCGCTGATTGCCGAATACGTGAAACGCGACTTAGTGGAGTTAGAAGACAGCGGCGATGAGTTTCGAGATAGTCTTTATTATCGACGCATCAAAGAAACGGTCTGGGGCTGGTTGTCGGATATTACCGATAAAAGCCAGCTGGAATGGCACGAGCTGGCCACTGAGTTAAAACAACACGGTGAGTACCAAGCCGGCGACGTAGTCGGCCCCGGCCGCTTTGACTGCACCTTATGCGCCCACTCCCACGAAGTGACGCACCCAGAAGTGCTGACCACATGTTTAGAGTGCAACCACAGCCACTTTATCCGCCGACCGTTGGCGGTTTAA
- the lnt gene encoding apolipoprotein N-acyltransferase, with translation MRHFLSSLGALLSGALGVYAFSPFGYWPLALVSLFGLYASTQTLSPGKAARRSFIWAMGFYLVGLWWIHNSMTIFGGMPLWAAFLLVALLAAYLSLYTAAAIWLAQRLVPSRTWRVLLVLPALLIAADWLRGWVMTGFPWLWFGYSQLEGPLAGLAPIMGVQGISWLLTFTAATAWLLLQRRPTWWPGVAAIALWGLAFSSNFVQWVTPTQESRFALVQGNIEQSLKWIPGQLEQSLERYISLTLPERDADVVIWPESALPSTEQQLAPWLEQVDLMMRDRGQSLITGLVSEPSSGDMYNSVITLGKNAVPYEMEHSNRYYKQHLVPVGEFVPFGDLLRPIAPFFNLPMSSFARGKANQPDLTAAGQQLSVAICYEVAFPGLVRANMKPNTDYLLTVSNDTWFGQSIGPWQHQEIARMRALELGRPLIRATNNGVTLVTDEKGQITASLPQFETGVLQANVTGMTGLTPYARFGSMPLLAWLLISGLVGITQGRRQFYGRQQRLAAQQNLRNRARS, from the coding sequence GTGCGCCACTTTTTATCTAGCCTTGGGGCCCTGCTGAGCGGGGCTCTTGGCGTTTACGCCTTTAGCCCTTTCGGTTACTGGCCGTTAGCACTGGTATCTTTATTTGGCTTATACGCCAGCACCCAAACACTAAGCCCCGGCAAGGCCGCGCGCCGCAGCTTTATCTGGGCCATGGGTTTTTATTTAGTTGGCTTATGGTGGATCCATAACAGCATGACCATTTTTGGGGGCATGCCATTATGGGCGGCCTTCTTGCTGGTGGCGCTGTTAGCGGCGTATTTAAGTTTGTACACGGCTGCCGCCATTTGGCTGGCCCAACGCTTAGTGCCCTCTCGTACTTGGCGGGTGCTATTAGTGTTACCCGCCTTGCTGATAGCCGCCGACTGGTTACGGGGCTGGGTAATGACCGGCTTTCCTTGGTTATGGTTTGGTTACAGTCAATTAGAAGGCCCACTGGCAGGCTTGGCACCCATTATGGGTGTACAAGGCATCAGCTGGTTGCTGACCTTTACTGCCGCTACCGCTTGGTTATTGCTACAACGCCGCCCTACTTGGTGGCCGGGTGTGGCCGCCATCGCGCTGTGGGGCCTCGCCTTTAGCAGCAACTTTGTACAATGGGTCACCCCCACTCAAGAAAGCCGCTTTGCTTTGGTACAGGGTAATATTGAGCAATCGCTAAAGTGGATCCCGGGGCAATTAGAGCAAAGCTTAGAACGCTATATTAGCCTTACTTTGCCAGAGCGCGATGCCGATGTGGTGATCTGGCCTGAGTCCGCTTTGCCCAGTACAGAGCAACAATTGGCACCTTGGTTAGAGCAAGTGGATCTGATGATGCGCGATCGTGGCCAAAGCTTGATCACCGGTTTAGTGTCCGAGCCCAGCTCAGGCGATATGTATAACTCTGTGATCACGCTAGGAAAGAATGCGGTTCCTTATGAGATGGAACACAGCAATCGTTATTACAAGCAGCACCTAGTACCGGTGGGCGAGTTTGTGCCATTTGGCGACTTGTTGCGCCCTATAGCGCCGTTTTTTAACTTGCCGATGTCGTCTTTTGCGCGCGGCAAGGCAAATCAGCCGGACTTAACCGCAGCCGGTCAACAGCTCAGCGTGGCTATTTGTTATGAAGTGGCCTTCCCCGGTTTAGTGCGCGCCAACATGAAACCAAACACAGATTATCTGTTGACCGTGTCTAACGATACTTGGTTTGGTCAATCAATTGGTCCTTGGCAGCATCAAGAAATTGCCCGCATGCGCGCCCTTGAGCTAGGTCGACCGTTAATTCGTGCCACCAATAATGGGGTTACGCTGGTCACGGATGAAAAAGGCCAGATCACCGCCAGCTTGCCGCAGTTTGAGACCGGCGTGTTACAAGCCAACGTCACCGGCATGACGGGCCTCACCCCTTATGCCCGCTTTGGCAGCATGCCGTTGCTAGCGTGGTTACTGATCAGTGGACTGGTGGGCATCACCCAAGGCCGCCGCCAGTTTTACGGCCGCCAACAACGGTTAGCCGCTCAACAAAACCTGAGAAATAGAGCCAGAAGCTAA